The following are encoded together in the Pleurocapsa sp. FMAR1 genome:
- a CDS encoding glutathione peroxidase, which produces MSNISDIAIKNIDGDQEKFADYKGMVLLIVNVASYCGYTPQYQGLEELNQEYGDKGLRVMGFPCNDFGSQEPGSNEEIAEFCETKYGVSFDMFDKVHAQGSKQHPLYQILTNSVEPQGDVAWNFEKFLINKDGEVVARFGSGVTPTSSELIQAIEAELAK; this is translated from the coding sequence ATGAGTAATATATCCGATATAGCTATAAAAAACATCGATGGCGATCAGGAAAAATTTGCCGACTATAAAGGCATGGTGTTGTTAATTGTTAACGTTGCTTCCTACTGTGGTTATACTCCTCAATATCAAGGACTGGAAGAGTTGAATCAAGAATATGGCGATAAAGGTTTGCGAGTTATGGGTTTTCCCTGTAATGATTTTGGCTCTCAAGAACCAGGTTCAAACGAAGAGATTGCCGAATTTTGTGAAACTAAATATGGTGTCAGCTTCGATATGTTTGATAAAGTTCATGCCCAGGGTTCTAAGCAACATCCTCTATACCAAATTCTAACTAATTCTGTTGAACCTCAAGGAGATGTCGCCTGGAACTTTGAAAAGTTTTTGATTAATAAAGATGGTGAGGTAGTGGCGAGATTTGGTAGTGGCGTTACTCCTACTTCTTCTGAATTGATTCAAGCTATTGAAGCAGAATTGGCAAAGTAA